ATTCAGATGAAAATTTAATATAATAATATATGGGGGATGATCACATAAGCATCCCTCTTTATTTTACGCACTGTTATAAAAATACTATGCTAAAATAAAATTTAAAGACTGATTAGAAAAGAAGCCTGATAAAATTAAATGAAAGTACAAAGATTAAATAGAAGATAAAAAACTTATGTAAAGAAACTTTATACAAGAAAATATTACAGGACAATTGACAATTTTCTGATAAATTTGTATTATGAGAATATGAATGATTATTCATTCACTGTAAGAAGGGGTTAATAAAAAATGAAAAGAGATAAGCCAAAATATAAACAAATAATTGATGCTGCAGTTGTTGTAATTGCTGAAAATGGCTACCATCAGGCGCAGGTTTCTAAAATTGCAAAACAGGCTGGTGTAGCTGACGGAACAATCTATTTGTATTTTAAAAATAAAGAATCTATCTTAATTTCACTGTTTGAAGAGAAGATGGGAAATTTTACTGAAAAAATTCGTGAAAAAATTGAAGGTAAACCGGATGCGATATCGAAATTATTAATGTTGGTAAAAACTCACTTTTATGAAATGTCTAAAGATTCGCATTTAGCAATCGTTATGCAATTGGAAGTGAGACAAACTAATATTGACCTGAGATTAAGAATAAATGAGGTACTAAAAGAGTATCTACATATCATTGATTCAATTTTAAATGAAGGAATCAATAGTGGTTTGTTCGACAAACAATTGGATATTCGTACAGCTAGACAAATGATCTTCGGCACGATTGATGAAGTGATGACCCATTGGGTAATGACCGGTCAAAAACAAGATTTAGAGTCCAAAGCCGATAAAGTTCACCAACTATTAATAAGAGGATGCGGGTACCAAAATTAACGTTCTAGTACATTTTGAAAAATAGGGAGGAATAGTTGTGAGTTTAATTCAATGTAACATATCCGATGGTATTGCATTATTAACAATTCAAAATCCACCAGCAAATGCAATGTCTTCGGTTGTATTTGCTGATTTAGTTAAGCGTTTAGATGAATTAGAAAATAACAATGATGTAAGCGTTTTAGTTGTTCATGGAGAAGGTAGATTTTTCTCTGCAGGTGCAGATATTAAAGAATTTACTTCTTTCAAAAATGCTGAAGATGCAGCAGCTGTTGCAAGAAGAGGTCAACTAGTTTTTGATCGTGTTGAAAATTATTCTAAGCCGATCATCGCAGCAATTCACGGTGCTGCATTAGGTGGGGGACTAGAATTTGCAATGAGCTGTCATATTCGAGTTGTTGCAGAAAACGCAAAACTTGGTTTACCTGAATTAAACTTAGGAATTATTCCTGGGTTTGCTGGGACACAACGATTACCACGTTATGTAGGTAAAGATAAAGCGTTAGTTATGCTTGCAACTTCTGAACCAATTTCTGGTGTTGAAGCTGGGAAAATTGGATTAGCTACAATTGTAGTCCCTGAAGAAACTTTATTAGATGAAGCAAATGCATTAGCAGCTAAAATTGCTAATAAAAGTATGCAATCAATTCAATATATTCTACAACTACTATCTTCTACAAGAACTACTTCATATCATGAAGCGGTGGAAGAAGAGTCTAAATTATTTGGAGAAATTTTTACAACTGAAAATGCAAAAGAGGGTATTTCGGCATTTTTAGAAAAAAGAAAACCAGTGTTTAATAAATAAGTAGTTTAATATTTTAAAAAAATAGATGTAGTTACATTTCCTGGGAGGGTATAACAATGAACATTTATGTACTATTAAAAAGAACATTTGACACTGAAGAGAAAATTACAATTTCAAATGGTGCAATCCAAGAGGATGGCGCTGAATTTATTATAAATCCATACGATGAGTATGCAGTTGAAGAAGCGATTCAAATTCGTGACGCTCATGGTGGCGAAGTAACTGTCATAACAATTGGTAACGAGGATAGTGAAAAAGAACTTCGTACAGCACTAGCTATGGGTGCTGATAAAGCGGTGTTAATTAACGTTGAAGATGACGTTACAAATGCTGACCAATATACAACTTCTAAACTTATTGCTAAATACTTAGAAGATAAAGATCCTTCAATTATTTTAGCAGGTAATGTTGCAATTGATGGAGGTACTGGTCAAGTAGGTCCACGAGTTGCTGAATTATTAAATATTCCTTACGTGACAACAATTACTAAAATTGACATTAATGGTACGACAGCTACAATCGAACGTGATGTAGAGGGTGATACAGAAATCATCGAAACATCTTTACCATTATTAATCACTGCTCAACAAGGCTTAAATGAACCAAGATATCCATCTTTACCTGGTATTATGAAAGCTAAGAAAAAACCTTTAGATGAATTAGAATTAGATGATCTAGATTTAGAAGAAGATGAAGTTCAAGCAAAAACGAAAACAATTGAAATTTACCTACCTGCGAAGAAAGAAGCAGGCAAAGTTTTAACTGGTGAATTAAAGGATCAAGTAAAAGAATTAGTTTCGTTACTACGTTCTGAAGCAAAAGTAATCTAATTTTATTGAATAGTAGAACAGAATAATAGATTAATATTGTAATAGAAAATTTTGGAGGGAAATAACATGTCACGTAAAGTATTAGTATTAGGCGAAGTTCGTGAAGGATTACTACGAAATGTTTCATTTGAGGCAGTAAGTACGGCTAAAACAGTTGCTGAGGGCGGAGAAGTAGTTGCTGTATTAGTAGGTAAATCAGTTAGTGCATTAGCTACTGAAATGATTCAATACGGTGCAGATCGTGCAATCGTTGTTGAAGATGAAAAATTAGCATCATATACTTCTGATGGATATTCTCAAGCACTTTTAGCAGTTATTGACCAAGAAAAACCAGAAGGTCTAGTAATCGGTCACACAGCTTTAGGTAAGGATTTATCTCCTAAACTTGCTGCTCGTATGCAAAGTGGTCTTATTTCGGATGTTACAGCAATCGAAGTAGCTGGTGGAAATATTGTTTTCACTCGTCCGATTTACTCAGGAAAAGCATTCGAGAAAAAAGTTATGGTGGATCCATTTATTTTTGCGACAATCCGTCCAAATAACATTTCAGCATTAGAAAAAGATGCTACTCGCACTGGTGATGTAGCAACTCTTTCAGTTGAAATTAAAGACTTGCGTTCAATCGTTAAAGATGTGGTGCGTAAAGCGAGTGAAGGTGTAGACCTTTCTGAAGCGAAAGTTGTCGTTGCTGGAGGACGTGGAGTTAAGAGTGAAGAAGGCTTTAATCCATTAAAAGAATTAGCTTCAGTACTTGGTGCTGCTGTAGGTGCATCTCGTGGTGCATGTGATGCTAACTATTGTGACTACTCTTTACAAATTGGTCAAACTGGTAAAGTTGTAACACCTGATTTATATATTGCATGTGGTATTTCAGGAGCTATTCAACATTTAGCTGGTATGTCAAACTCTAAAGTAATCGTTGCAATTAACAAAGATCCAGAAGCTAATATCTTCAAAGTAGCTGACTATGGAATCGTTGGTGACTTATTCGAAGTATTACCTTTATTAACAGAAGAATTTAAAGCTGTATTAGTTAACTCTTAATATAGAAGCTATTAATGATAGCCCACAAGAGCTTATGTAGTGACCTATAAAGTTAGTCTGTGTCTAACATTTGGGGTGCACTTCACTTAATATCTTGTGGGTTTTTTGTGTTTTTCAAGTGTACGTTATGAAAAAAATAAAAAAGAAGGGTTCAAAAGTACTTTAACTTTTGTGACACCTCCTTTATAGTTTTTCTATTCGTTTATAAGCCATTGTCCTTACATCCTAACAATGACTGATCCACCGCCACTTGTTACGACTTGATTTTGTTTTTGTTCAAGTTGTCTAAGTAATTCATTATTTGCTTCGATTGCTTTTACAAGGTTTGTAATTTGATTTTCAAGATTCATGAACATTTGCATGATTGATTGATGATCAGTTTGCACATGACCTTGAACACCGTTTCTCATAGGATGTTGGGGATGATGCGGATGGGAATACCAAAATGGATGATGCATACCTTTACCTCCAATTTCTAGACTAATGTACTATATAGTACGTCTTATTATTATAAGAGTTCGCCTATTTTAGTTGAATCAATCATTATTGCCACTTATATATATAGAATTTTTGTGAAGACCGTTGCCCTGTATAGATAAGAAAGAAGTGATTTTTTACACCTGATGTTTGCCTATATGGAGGAACTAAAAAATAAGGTAGTTTCAAGGGAAAGGATTAAATCTTTTTAGAATAACACAAAAAAAGTAATCCCTCTATAGGATTACTTAAAACTTAAGATATAGCTTTGTTTAGTTTGTTTTTTTCAGATAATAAATCGTGGCGCTTTTCAATTTTTCTTTCAATTTTTTCGATTTCTTCTTTGTTTCGTAATAAAGATTGTTTATTCTCATGAACTAATTGATTAAACGATTTACGTAAAGATTTTCTCATAAATGCCACTCCTATCGTGTTAAATTTTTTGAATATTATTATTATATTCAAAAATATATTAACATAAAAATCTGACAATAATTCGAGTAAGATTTTACGAATTTGTGACAAAAGTAGCGGATTGAATCGGTACTCATGACCTAGACCGATAATCTTGACGTCTCATGAAGCAGACAACAATAAAGTAAATTTAAATATGAAATATATTATGAATAAATCTTTTCATAAACCTCTACTTCCATACCATCTGCATTCGTTTTATTTTCTCTATATTTAAAACCCTGAGATTTCCAAAAAGATTTTGCTTTTTGGTTATTAATTAACACACCTAATCGTAAACCGTGAATATTTCTTTTTATAAGTAGTTCTTCAAATAATATAAATGCGTTTGTTCCAAATCCATAACCATGGTAATCATGATGGATCATTAAAAGACCTAGCCATGGGAAACCATCATTAGGATTTAGCGCTAAAAAATCAATTAATCCTATATAAGTATCATCTAATTTAATAAAATAAGTTTCCGTTTGATGTGAGGAAAAAAAATATTCCTTCATTAGTTCTTCTTTTGTTCGTGTTAAACGACCATTCTCCATTAAATTGTAATTTTGATTTGAATTTGTGATTTCTTCAATTACTTCAATTAATTCTGTTGTAATTCTTTCAAATGTTATCACTTTTTTAGTCCTTTCATTAGTATATCAACTATTTGTTTGGAAATAGTAAGTTTGAGCAAATAAATAGAAAATGCTAATTCTCATATGGTATACTTTCTTTAAAATTATAACAAATTATGTCAATCTACATAATTTACTTATGTAGCTTGCGCAGGTAGGAGGAAAAATAAATGGCAATTGTTAATGCAACAAACGCAACGTTTGCAGAAGAAACAAAAGAAGGTGTAGTATTAGTTGATTTTTGGGCAACTTGGTGTGGTCCTTGTAAAATGATTGCTCCTGTATTAGAAGAATTAGCTTCTGAATACGGAGAAAAAGTTAAAATTGTTAAAGTTGATGTTGATGAAAACCAAGAAACAGCAGCTAAATTTGAAGTTATGAGCATTCCATCATTATTCGTTCTTAAAGACGGTGAAGTAGTTGAAAAAACTTTAGGTTTCAAACCTAAAGAAGCTTTAGAAGAATTAATTACTCCACATATTGGTTAATTATAATTTGTAAGAAATGCACTCATAATATGAGTGCATTTCTTTTTTTTGGTATTTTTAACTATAAAAACAATTTTTCATTAGAATTAGCAATTTTATTAATTAGAGTAATGTTAAAAATTTCTAATGTAAATAAGATTGACTATTTTTTTGTCACGTTTTATATTTAATAAGCATTAATATTTAACAGACATTAAATATTTATTTGGATTAATTTTTAAAGGAGGTTAAATTTCTTGGGTAACAAAAATGAGTACATTGAACGGATTCAGATTGCACTTCAAAGCACTATTCATAAAATGCAACCAAAAGTGACAGAAAGTATGAATAGTCATGGTGTAACAGCTACTCAATTTTTTGTTTTAATGTACTTACGAAAAAAAGAAAGCTGTAAAATATCTGAAATAGCAGAGATGATGGGTGTAAAACCAAGTGCTGTATCATTTATGATTGATCGACTTGAACATAATGACTTTGTATATAGAGAACATGATAAAAAGGACCGAAGAGTTGTAAATATTATGTTAACTGAGGAAGGTATTAAAAAATTAGAATCAGTGATAAAAGATCGAAAAGAAATTTTTGAAAGTTTCTTGTTTAACCTTTCTGATGATGAGTTATTACAATTTGCAAAGATTACAGAAAAGCTTGCAAATGCTGCAGCAGATAGATAGAAATTTTTACAAAATACTTTTTTGTATTAGTAATTATAAAAAGAAAAAAGATATGAGCGAAGGGAGAAATATATTTTGACTACAAATACAGTTGTTCAAAAAGATGGCAGTCGTAAACTATTGCTAATTGGTCTAATAATTGCAATGTTTTTCTCTGCACTAGATGGCACAATAGTTGGTACTGCAATGCCTAAAATAGTTGGGGACCTTGGCGGTTTGAGTATGATGACGTGGCTTACAACAGCATACTTATTAACTTCAACTACTGTAGTACCGATCGCAGGAAAATTAGCTGACTTATTAGGTCGTAGAAGTGTTTATATTGCTGGTTTAGTTATATTTATGGCAGCTTCAGCATTATGTGGTATTGCCCATAATATGACTGAATTAATTATTTACCGTGGTATTCAAGGTATCGGTGGCGGTGTAATGATGCCGATGGCGATGATTGTAATTGGGGATTTATTTACAGGTAAAGAACGTGCGAAATTCCAAGGGGTTTTCGGTGGTATTTACGGTTTAGCTTCAGTAATCGGACCACAAATTGGTGGATGGATTGTTGACTCATTGAACTGGAAATGGGTATTCTACATTAACCTTCCAGTAGGGATTATCGCAACTATTTTTATTGCATTAGGTTTAAAAGGAAGAAAAAATACTGGACCAATCAATTTCGATATTGCTGGTATGGTAACTATGATTGTCGGTGTAGTAAGCTTACTCCTTGCTTTAAGTTTAGGTGGAGTTGAATATGATTGGAATTCTTGGCAAATTATTGGTCTTTTTGTTCTGGCAGTAGTGGGAATTGTTAGCTTCGTTATCGTAGAAAATAAAGCTAAAGAGCCAATCCTACCAATGCATTTATTCAAAAATAGAACTTTCGTTACATTAAACTTAATTGGATTCTTTATGACAATTGCGATGTTTGGTGCAATTATGTTCGTACCATTTTTCATGCAAGGTATTGTTGGTGTAAGTGCAACAGAATCAGGTACAATCATGACTCCAATGATGGTTACAATGATTATTGCAAGTATTATTGGTGGGCAAATTGTATTTAAAATTGGTATTAAACCACAAATCATTACTGGAATGTTCGTAATCGCATTAGGTTTATATCTATTAACAACTTTAGATATGGATTCAACTAAAACTATTGCAACAATCTTTATGGGAGTTATGGGGCTAGGTATTGGTTTAGTAATGCCGACCATTACACTAGCTCTTCAAGAAGTATTTGATAAGAAGGAATTAGGGATTGTAACATCTTCTAGCCAATTCTTCCGCTCAATCGGTGGTACTTTTGGAGCAACTGTTTTAGGTGCTGTAATGAATAGTAAATCAGGAACACTTCTAAACAATGATTTAGTTCCATTTTTAAATAAATTACCAGCTCAAGCTGCACCATTAGTAGACAAATTTAAAGACATGATTAATACAACTCCTCAATCTGTATTTACAATGTTATTTAATGCGGATGCTAAGAAGCTAATTCCTAAGCCAATTTTAGAAGGAATGTTACCGATCATTAAAACATCATTAATGGATTCATTACACCAAGTATTCTTTGTTGGTTTAGGATTCATCATAATTGGTGCAATCGTAACATTTTTCCTAACACCAATTAAATTAACGAATAGAAAAGCTGGGAATAAAGAAGGTAATGAGCAAGAACAAGTAGAAGTAGAAACTGCGACTTCTTAATTTCTCAAGCTGTAATACTAAAAGTAAAAACCATCCAGAAATGAAGTGCACCCCAAATGTTAGACACGACTAACATTTGGAGGTGCATTTTTTATGACTAAATTTACTACTGAACATAAATTAGCGGTAGTTATGCGTTATTTAGAAGGTAAGGAAAGTTTTCGTTCTATTGGTAAGTTATTTGGAACGTCCCATGCTGAAGTGAGAAACTGGGTAGCTCAATATAAGGAAAATGGGATTAATGGCTTGCTTAAAAAGTCATATACAAGTTATTCGGTACAGTTTAAACTAAACGTATTAAAGTATATGAATGACCACGGGACGTCACCGAATGAAGCAGCTGCAATTTTCAATATTCCTTCCCCTAGAACGATTCGAAAGTGGAGGACTCAATTTGAAACACAAGGACAAGACGCCCTAGAATCAAAGAAAAAGGGGCGACTTTCCATGAAAAAAGAAACAAAGAAAACTACACCCGTTGAAGGATCAATTGAAGAACTTCAAGCTGAAATAGAACGTTTACGCATGGAAAATGCATATCTAAAAAAGTTGAACGCCTTAGTTCAAAACAAGGAAAAATCACGAAACAAGACAAAGTAAAAGTTGTCTATGAATTAAGGCATGAGTTTTCGTTAAAAGAACTTTTACTGTTAGCCAGTTTTCCGCGTAGTACGTTTTATTATTGGATGAAAAATCTAGAACGTCCTGATCCAGATGCAGAGTTAAAAGTGCTGATAAAAGAAATTTATGAGGAACACGAATGTCGTTATGGCTATCGTAAAATTCGAGACGAGCTTACGAATCGTGGTTATAAAGTAAATCATAAAAAAGTTCAACGACCTATGAAAGAACTAGGGATAAAATCACTTGTGAAGGTAAAGAAATATCGCTTTTACAAAGGTGAAGTAGGTAAGATTGCCCCCAATATTTTAAATCGAAATTTTCAAGCTGAAAAACCAAATGAGAAATGGGTTACAGATATAACTGAATTTAAATTATTTGGAGAAAAGCTATACTTTTCACCTATGTTGGACTTATATAATGGTGAAATAATTGCTTATACAATTGGTTCACGTCCAACTTTTTCACTTGTATCAAATATGTTAGAACAATCTCTTGAACGATTAACAGATTCCGATACACTACTAATTCATTCAGACCAAGGGTGGCACTATCAAATGAAAAAATATCGTAGTGCTCTTATTAAACGTGGAATCACTCAGAGTATGTCACGAAAAGGAAACTGTTACGATAACGCAGTAATTGAAAGTTTCTTTAGTATCATGAAATCTGAACTACTCTATCTTAAAGAATTTAACAGTGTCGAACACTTTAAACAAGAACTAGCTAAATATATAGATTACTACAATAACAAACGAATTAAGGCAAAATTAAAAGGCATGAGCCCAGTAAAATACCGAGTTCATGCCCAACAGGCTGCCTAATTGAAGTAACCAGTCTAACTTTATGGGGTCACTACAAATTTTGGATGGTTTTTATTTTAAGCATTTTGAGAACGGTACCTATGAATTGTTCTCTAATTTGTGAATCAATGTGGTGGCCTATTTACAATCTGAAGAAAAAAGAGAGGTCCCATAAAAGATTTACTTTTCAGAGACACCCTCTTTGTTAAATAGCCATGGATACTTTTTCTTTTCTTTTTTCCATTTTTCGTTTATTATTCCACAAGATCCAAGATAAAGCTAATCCTGTGCCAGTAAGTATAAAAAGACCAATACCACTAATTAAACCAATTATGCCGGTATGTAAGCTTTTTACTGAAAATGCAGACTGCTCAGGTCTTTTTCCAAAATTTTGAAATGGGGTTTGAGCACTATCACCACTTTGTCCATTTTTGGGAGCTGTATTTTGATCGCTATTTTGAGATTGTTGGTTTCCATTAAACTGTCCACCCGATGGAAGCTGACCTTGCATAGAAAATCTTCCTTTTGCTTCGCCACCTTTATTGAAATACAGGATAATTCCTGTAGTAGATTCGATTAGTAGGAAAACCGAAACAATTACACCTATCCAAAAATGAACTACTCTGACTTTTTTCATCTTAACATTTCTCCTTTTCTTCTCTTGATGGATTAAAGTTACAATAGAAAACTTAATTTTTACTTAATATCATTAAAGTATTTTCAGTTTTTAAATATGGAGATTATAATATTAAGTGTACAGTTGCACGAAAGAGGTGAGAGGAAATGGACAATCACTTAAAAGAAAAATTAGCGCTACTACCAGATCAGCCTGGTTGCTATTTGATGAAAGATATTCAAGGCACGATCATTTACGTGGGAAAAGCTAAAGTTTTAAAAAATAGAGTTAGATCTTATTTTACGGGATCCCATGATGGTAAGACATATCGATTAGTTCAAGAGATAACTGATTTTGAATATATTGTTACTTCTTCAAATATGGAAGCTTTAATTCTTGAGATGAATTTAATTAAGAAATATGATCCGAAATATAACATCATGTTGAAGGATGATAAATCATACCCCTTTATTAAAATAACTGCTGAAAAACATCCTCGCTTATTAATTACGCGAAATGTAAAAAAAGATAAAGGAAAATATTTTGGACCATTCCCTAATGCTACAGCCGCGAATGAAACAAAAAAATTATTAGATCGTCTATATCCACTACGAAAATGTTCTTCATTACCAGATAAAGTTTGTTTATATTATCATATTGGTCAGTGTCTTGCGCCTTGTGTAAAAGAAGTAACTGATCAACAAAATCAAGAAATAGTTAATGAAATTGCCCGTTTTCTAAACGGTGGGGAAGACCAAATACGAAAAGAATTAGAGGCAAAAATGCTTGCTGCATCTGAACAATTAGATTTCGAGCGAGCGAAAGAGTATCGAGACCAAATTGTATCGATTAAAGCGACTATGGAAAAGCAGAAAATGATGAGTAGTGATTTAGTTGATCGAGATGTATTTGGATATGCGGTTGATAAGGGATGGATGTGTGTTCAAGTTTTCTTTGTTCGAAGAGGAAAATTAATTGAAAGAGATGTTTCATATTTTCCAATTTACGATGAACCAGAAGAAGAATTCCTATCATTTATTGGGCAATTTTATGAAAAACCACACAATATAAAACCAAAAGAAATTTTTGTACCAGATAAAGTTGATACTGAAATTTTAAAAAATTTACTAAAAATTCCTGTATTCCAACCAAAAAGAGGCCAAAAAAAGGAACTTGTAGTATTAGCAAATAAAAATGCTAAAATTGGACTCGGTGAGAAATTTAAATTAATTGAGCGAGATGAAGAAAGAACAGTTAAAGCAATAGAAAAACTAGGGGATAGTTTAAATATTGAAACTCCTTATCGAATTGAAGCATTCGATAATTCAAATATTCAAGGAACAAATCCTGTTTCAGCTATGGTTGTCTTTATAGACGGAAAACCTTCAAAAAAAGATTACCGCAAATATAAAATCAAAACTGTAGTAGGACCTGATGATTACGATTCAATGCGTGAGGTAGTACGTAGAAGATATTCGAGAGCACTAAAAGAGAATTTACCTTTACCAAATTTAATAATTGTGGATGGTGGGAAAGGCCATCTAGCTGTAGTTGAAGATGTACTCCAAAATGAGTTAGGCCTATTCATTCCAACAGCTGGACTTGTTAAAGATGAAAAGCACCGTACTTCAGAGTTATTAATAGGACAACCACCTCAAATTGTCCAACTTGGAAGACAAAGCCAAGAATTCTTTTTATTACAAAGAATTCAAGACGAGGTACACAGATTTGCGATTGAATTCTATCGTCAGCTTCATAGTAAATCAATGGTTCAATCTGCTTTAGATGGCATAGCGGGTGTTGGTGGAACAAGAAAGAAAGCTCTTCTTAAACATTTTGGATCAGTCAAAAAAATAAAAGAGGCATCAATCGATGAGTTAATAGCAGCTAAAATGCCAAAAAATGTTGCAGAAGAAATTTATCAGCATTTCCATAAAGAATAACATAGTTACCAAAATTTATATCTTGACACTATTTTCAAAATAATTTATATTTTAGTTAAAATTAAATGATTTTCTCTCGTAATAGAGGTGCAAAACTTAAAAGTATACTGTCATAGACGTGTGGCGTTGTGATGGACAGTTGAAAGGAAGTTTTGCCGAAATGAAATGAATCCACTATTCATTTTGTTGGGACTGCATTTAAGAAATGTAGTACTGTCGCATAATAGTTATGCGGGGAGCTATTGAAGAGATGTTGATGATTGGTCTATTTTATTTTATTTGTAAATTAGGCGCGTGAACATTGCTTCACGCGCTTTTTTGTATTCTTTTTTAAGTAAAAAGTGAGGATGAGAAAAATGGGAATTATTGTTCAGAAATTCGGTGGTACTTCAGTAGGCTCAATTGAACGAATTCAGCATGTTGCTGAAACAGTAACCAAGTCATATAAAGAAGGAAACCAAGTAGTTACAGTTGTCTCTGCGATGGGACATCATACAGACGAACTAGTTAGTTTAGCAGCTCAAATTAGTCCGCAAAACAGTAAACGTGAATTAGATATGTTACTTACTACAGGGGAACAAGTATCAATTTCGTTACTAGCCATGGCAATCCAAGCAAAAGGTTTTAAAGCTATTTCACTAACTGGTTGGCAAGCTGGAATTCAAACTGAATCTGTCCATGGAAATGCGCGTATAGAAACCATTCAAACTGATCGAATTCAACAATTACTTAATGAAGGATATATCGTAATTGTTGCTGGTTTCCAAGGGTTAAGTGAAAACAATGAAATTACGACTTTAGGCCGTGGTGGTTCAGATACAACAGCCGTTGCATTGGCAGCAGCTTTAAAGGCAGAACGTTGTGATATTTATACGGACGTATTAGGTGTTTATACTACGGATCCAAGAGTTGAACCAAATGCATCTAAATTAAGCCATGTCTCTTATGATGAAATGCTAGAGCTAGCAGCTTTAGGCGCAGCGGTTTTACATCCAAGAGCAGTAGAATTCGCAAAAAATTATAATTTAATTATTCAAGTTCGTTCAAGTCAACATGATGAAATCGGTACATTTATTGGGGAGGAAACACAAATGGAACAACAATCAGTCGTAAGAGGAATCGCATTCGAATCTAATGTAACAAGGATGACGTTAAATGGTTTAAATAACCATGTAGATTTATTACCTAAAATCTTTACTTTATTAGCAAGTGAGGGGATTGATGTTGATATTATTATCCAAAGCGTAACTTCAGATAACTTAGTAAATCTTTCATTCTCGATCAAATCTGAAAATATGTTGGAAGCAATAACGGTTCTAGAATCAAAGAAAGAATTTTTAGGTTACCGCTCATTTGATTTTGAAAGTGAACTTGCTAAAGTTTCAATTGTAGGCAGTGGAATGGTTTCAAACCCAGGTGTTGCTGCAAAAATGTTTAAATTTTTAGCTGAAAGTGAAATCCCTGTAAAAATGGTAAGTACTTCTGAAATTAAAGTATCAACTGTTGTACCAAAATCAAAATTACAAGAAGCAGTTCATGCTCTACATAAAGGGTATGAATTAGATCGTATTAATGAAGAAGTAGTAGTAGAAAACTAAATAGTAAAATAAACCCTTTTAGGCGTTCAAATTCTTATATAGGCTTTGAATTATTGATTTTATCAATATTCATCACGTTCAGGTATAC
This genomic interval from Gottfriedia acidiceleris contains the following:
- a CDS encoding MDR family MFS transporter; protein product: MFFSALDGTIVGTAMPKIVGDLGGLSMMTWLTTAYLLTSTTVVPIAGKLADLLGRRSVYIAGLVIFMAASALCGIAHNMTELIIYRGIQGIGGGVMMPMAMIVIGDLFTGKERAKFQGVFGGIYGLASVIGPQIGGWIVDSLNWKWVFYINLPVGIIATIFIALGLKGRKNTGPINFDIAGMVTMIVGVVSLLLALSLGGVEYDWNSWQIIGLFVLAVVGIVSFVIVENKAKEPILPMHLFKNRTFVTLNLIGFFMTIAMFGAIMFVPFFMQGIVGVSATESGTIMTPMMVTMIIASIIGGQIVFKIGIKPQIITGMFVIALGLYLLTTLDMDSTKTIATIFMGVMGLGIGLVMPTITLALQEVFDKKELGIVTSSSQFFRSIGGTFGATVLGAVMNSKSGTLLNNDLVPFLNKLPAQAAPLVDKFKDMINTTPQSVFTMLFNADAKKLIPKPILEGMLPIIKTSLMDSLHQVFFVGLGFIIIGAIVTFFLTPIKLTNRKAGNKEGNEQEQVEVETATS
- a CDS encoding PepSY domain-containing protein codes for the protein MKKVRVVHFWIGVIVSVFLLIESTTGIILYFNKGGEAKGRFSMQGQLPSGGQFNGNQQSQNSDQNTAPKNGQSGDSAQTPFQNFGKRPEQSAFSVKSLHTGIIGLISGIGLFILTGTGLALSWILWNNKRKMEKRKEKVSMAI
- a CDS encoding aspartate kinase, whose product is MGIIVQKFGGTSVGSIERIQHVAETVTKSYKEGNQVVTVVSAMGHHTDELVSLAAQISPQNSKRELDMLLTTGEQVSISLLAMAIQAKGFKAISLTGWQAGIQTESVHGNARIETIQTDRIQQLLNEGYIVIVAGFQGLSENNEITTLGRGGSDTTAVALAAALKAERCDIYTDVLGVYTTDPRVEPNASKLSHVSYDEMLELAALGAAVLHPRAVEFAKNYNLIIQVRSSQHDEIGTFIGEETQMEQQSVVRGIAFESNVTRMTLNGLNNHVDLLPKIFTLLASEGIDVDIIIQSVTSDNLVNLSFSIKSENMLEAITVLESKKEFLGYRSFDFESELAKVSIVGSGMVSNPGVAAKMFKFLAESEIPVKMVSTSEIKVSTVVPKSKLQEAVHALHKGYELDRINEEVVVEN
- the uvrC gene encoding excinuclease ABC subunit UvrC, producing the protein MDNHLKEKLALLPDQPGCYLMKDIQGTIIYVGKAKVLKNRVRSYFTGSHDGKTYRLVQEITDFEYIVTSSNMEALILEMNLIKKYDPKYNIMLKDDKSYPFIKITAEKHPRLLITRNVKKDKGKYFGPFPNATAANETKKLLDRLYPLRKCSSLPDKVCLYYHIGQCLAPCVKEVTDQQNQEIVNEIARFLNGGEDQIRKELEAKMLAASEQLDFERAKEYRDQIVSIKATMEKQKMMSSDLVDRDVFGYAVDKGWMCVQVFFVRRGKLIERDVSYFPIYDEPEEEFLSFIGQFYEKPHNIKPKEIFVPDKVDTEILKNLLKIPVFQPKRGQKKELVVLANKNAKIGLGEKFKLIERDEERTVKAIEKLGDSLNIETPYRIEAFDNSNIQGTNPVSAMVVFIDGKPSKKDYRKYKIKTVVGPDDYDSMREVVRRRYSRALKENLPLPNLIIVDGGKGHLAVVEDVLQNELGLFIPTAGLVKDEKHRTSELLIGQPPQIVQLGRQSQEFFLLQRIQDEVHRFAIEFYRQLHSKSMVQSALDGIAGVGGTRKKALLKHFGSVKKIKEASIDELIAAKMPKNVAEEIYQHFHKE
- a CDS encoding IS3 family transposase (programmed frameshift), whose product is MTKFTTEHKLAVVMRYLEGKESFRSIGKLFGTSHAEVRNWVAQYKENGINGLLKKSYTSYSVQFKLNVLKYMNDHGTSPNEAAAIFNIPSPRTIRKWRTQFETQGQDALESKKKGRLSMKKETKKTTPVEGSIEELQAEIERLRMENAYPKKVERLSSKQGKITKQDKVKVVYELRHEFSLKELLLLASFPRSTFYYWMKNLERPDPDAELKVLIKEIYEEHECRYGYRKIRDELTNRGYKVNHKKVQRPMKELGIKSLVKVKKYRFYKGEVGKIAPNILNRNFQAEKPNEKWVTDITEFKLFGEKLYFSPMLDLYNGEIIAYTIGSRPTFSLVSNMLEQSLERLTDSDTLLIHSDQGWHYQMKKYRSALIKRGITQSMSRKGNCYDNAVIESFFSIMKSELLYLKEFNSVEHFKQELAKYIDYYNNKRIKAKLKGMSPVKYRVHAQQAA